The DNA sequence GGGGAGCAGAATTATTTTACAAAACTGCCCGTTGGTGTTTTCCAACTGGCCCTTAAATTCAGTAGGGGTGATCTATGAGGGGGGGTTCCCACTGTAAGGTGCCCCGGGGCAAGGCATTCAGGGGGGCCTGactgtttttgtaaataatttacaGGTTTGCTGctagggtttttttaaacaaccaagtggtatataaattttgttaaataggATAAATCAATGCTTTGGAACACTTAGCCAAAAGTAGACTCGATTCAGCATCAATTCAACTCAGGTGTTACGCATGCTATTAAAATCCTTAAGTTCAAGTTGGGGGAGGTAGAAGAATTAGGTTTTTGTTGGTTTTTgcattgttttccttcattttttttgggggggggggtcagtcgtACGCCTGCTGTGGAcaagtgtgtgtctgtttttaCGTTGGATGGCATCTCGAACAATTGAGGCGTCCCTTCTGGATTTTAGGCACGCAACTAACGGCATTGATCCAAAGCCACTTTCTTCCTCTTAAACATCTATAAATAGTGCATATGAAAATTAAGCCCTAGAAGTCATTTGTGCGCAGTCAACGTGAAAAATGTCTCAACCATCTATGTATTCCCTGCAGTACTCTCTCAGAATCGCTCTTATTTAATCACTTCCCTCAACATTTATCTTCCATTTGCATGACTTGACTAGGCAAACCAGTCAATTTGGTAAGCAAACACTGTATTGGACGGAGGTGAAAATGCCACTTTGCATCTGTGATTCTGCAATTTAGGCTTCAAAAGGTTTGCTGGAAAGGGGCAATGGAGGCCGTGTCAGTTACTTGCTCCATTGATGGCCTGGCAAAATCTTGCATCTTTTCAAACAATGAAACAAATCCATCCCTTTACCTATGCTGAAGCGGTGCAAGAAAAAATATGTGGCTTCATCTGATGAAGCTTAGTTGAATTCCAACCCCCGAATGGTTGCCCACCTCTCCCTGACTTCATATGGCTTCAAGGCCACCACCTTAGCCAGCCTGTTTTGCAACACATTTGGGTTGCAGGTGGGTCACTGCTTAATTCTTGCAGGTTTTTCTGTGTTTTACAGTTCGGTGGTTTTATGTTTGCTGATGTActcacagattttttaaaaattgttttattggGTTAATTTGTAAAAGAACAATGGGATGCagattcttaaataaataaacagggcaACAAATACAAGACAAACCTCTTCAACAGAGTGCCTCTTTTATTGAAAGCAAGTGGGTCTCGGAAAACACAAAAGGGACTTGGGCACCTTCCCCTCCAGGCTGCTTCAAGTTTCCAGGCTTAAGTGCAACTATCATCTCTGCTGCTGTGCTTAAGGAGGCTGCCTGACCTGTGTGAGTGTGTTGCTATTgctataaaaggggggggggagggtttctgCTGCAAGGCTTTCTCCTCTTTCAGCAAGGCACTGCCCTAGTCTTTCAGGACAAGTGGGGCCTTCACCTGAGCAGCCACCTCTTTCCCCAGCAGCGTTTCCACAATCACAAGGCCAAACTCGAAACTGGTGCCGGGTCCCCGGCTGGTGAGGATGTGCCCATCTTTTTCCACGCGGCTCTCAGAGTATTTGTAGTGGTCTTCAAAGGAAAGcacaaggaaaaaacaaaacaggacagGTTACCCCGGTAGGCATCAGCCCACAGGAAGCCGACTCCACCCCCACCTATGAGCCTCATCTACTGTAGCAAGGAGAGAAGCCGCAATTCTcatcctttatttatttcataaaatttatatactggtGGTTTATAAGGAGGGAGGGACACCCAAAGCGGTAAAAACCTCAAACTTTGAACTGCCGCCGGATTTAGGTCTCACAGAATTGGCAATTCCTCAAAACCAAAGTCTCTGACAATACACGTGTGTTACCCGACATTCCTTTTTTGGGGAAAGGCATCTTAATTACAATCTTGAGCTGTGCTTCCCGAAACACTGTCTGTGCAAGTCGATCTCTGCCGTGCGCCTGCAGCCACCTACCTCCGCTCATCATCTTGTCTTTGGCCAAGGGATGGGTTGTCACTTTGCATCCGTATCCGATGCCATGTGCCAGCAGAGCCGTGGGTCCTAGAGATCAACAAAGAGCAGTCACTTGTGCACACTTTATAGCGGGAACCGTTTTTTTGGAACCCGGGGCCACATTTATCATGCTGGAAAGCTGTCCCAGCATTAAAGTAGCAAGTGAGGCCGGATCCACAGGAGTGTTGGGGATCCCTCACCCTACCATTACCACCATCACATGCCCTACCCATGCAGGATTTGGGAGGAACAGTTAAGTGTGCAATTAATAAGCTTGAAATGATAGCATTAGGTTTAAACGAAGGAAGACCATaagacctctcccccccccccccgttttaacaAAACTTTCAAATATGTGGGGTGACGATTCCCCAGTTGGAAACATCCAGCAATTAAGTTATGCAACTTGTAGTACACCCATCACCATTTgcttgagagtaagtcccactgaacgaAGTACAACACATCTAAGGTGCCACATTCTGGACTGATCGACAAAACTAAGAGAGGGAACTTGTATGCAGTTTCAAAGCAAATCTCCCTCCTTTTAATCTGGTGACAAAAACACCATTGTACCCTTTGTCATTAACAAGTCACTAAAACATTAGTCCTGGTTAAACCACTGAACTGGAAGAGGAAGGTAACAGGAAGTTTGATAACCTTTCAGGTGTGTAAAGCTAGCACAAAACCCAGAGTTCACTCCTGCAGGTAAGTTTCCTGTGGGGAAGGCACTAGTGAAGCTGACTCCTCCTCCCACCCTATGGGTCAACTTCGACAGGGGGCTGGGGCTGCCCACCTATGATGTTGCCATGCCTGCAAGTCATTTGACAGGTAGGTGGCTCTGCCCATATGTCAAAGTCAGCCTCACCTGCACCCTAAGAAGAAAGAGGTTGACTGGTTCTTGCATTTGCAAATACAAATAAGCAGTTGGAAGGATTATTATTGCCACAAAGTAGAGTGAGACTGGTGTTTCTCCATTGGCCAGAAGAAGCCAATTCCCAGAGGAGAAACCCTTGCATGGAGAATGACACTCACTCTCACTTCAGAGGAGTTCCTACAGCAAAAGTGTCTAAGGAGATACTGAGCCAAGGTTCCCCACTACAGTGAGGACCGGCAGGCCAAGCTTGAATCATCCGCATGCATTTCTTGCAAACAGATCCCTTAGCAAGAGCCAACCCAGAATGCTTTCGAGATGAGCAACTCTCAGGAGGGTGCGGAACCCAACACTCACAGCGCCCAAAGGCCAAGCGGTGAGAGAAGGTCAAGCCACACCACATATGGCAAGCACAGAACAGCCTGGCCAGCCACTCTGTCAGAAGCAGCAAGGAGGGAAGAGAATCACAGCTAGCAGCTGCTAACTGGAAGAGGGACCTAGGATTCCATGGGGGGAATGCAGCTATTTCTGCAGTGTTATTTTGTGTCACATCCCATCTCAGAGAAGCTGCCCCTAAAGGAAGGCTCCCTTCGAAAAACAAACCAGGCCTGCTTCACTGTATAAACAGAGCGTTTTCCACATGGGGGCAAGCACAATTAACAAGATTGTTATTTTCAAGTTTCTCTCCTCAACGGGTGGAGACTTGAGACAGCTTTCCAACTCTCAGTTTTCAAACCTGCAAAACTTGCAGTGTGCAGATATTAGTTGTGTTTttctttgaccataaaactaagaaacgatagctgatgaagaataaacaaaacagggccttgtcctggagttaacaatcgttgtaactggaatttgttttatactttcaacaacaaaaacagagaaaaccattgtttattgccgtcctggcctgagtccttgcaacctttctactttatttcctgtgttctccaaggactccaattttctaatAAACCTCAGGATTGATGCAGCCAATGGCATCAGCTGTGGTAGGCGAATCCAGGGTTGGTATCCTGGATCTTTGGAGTGTTGGGTGCAGACCTTGATAGCATACCTGCACAGATGGCAGCAATCAGCCCTTTCCTGCCATCTTGGTCTTTCAGTACCTCCTTCACAGCAGGCGACTGCAAGGAAAGATATTATTTGATCAACAAGCTATCCATTTCCAGCTATGCACACAAGAAGTCTGTTATGTATCAGAACTGGTCGTCTAACAAAGAAAAAGGGTACAAAGGAAGGTGTCAGAAGATTTTGTTATTATTAGATGACTAAAGGAAACTGCttcttccttcccctgcccccacactCCAAAACGTGCCATTTGGCCCTCTTTTGTTTCAAAACCACTCGAGTAAGCCTGGCTCAACTGCGGAAGGGAAGGTGCACCCATTTTCCCCAGAAAAGAAATCAGTTTGGCTTTAGACACACCAAAGCGGTTACAACATTTACTTTGGAAAGATTGCACTCCGCTTCCTTTACTTTCAGAACGGGAGAATATTTGCTCAAAAATGTTACCTCTGACAAGTTCTGAGCTCCCAGGTTCCCTCCTGGCAAGACCACCACATCATAGGGTCCCTAAGAATAGAAAAAAGCATTAGCAAAAGAAAAACATGAAGActggaaaaacaaaagcaaacatctTATTTGCAGCTATCCTTTAGCAAGCAACCAAACACTCAATATTGTGCCATGGCTCAATCCTGGAATAAACAGAAATAAGCGCCTCTGGTGTGACGGTTTTCCCTTCATCATTAAAACTACAGGATTTGGGGGTTGGTGGGTGGGCAGAAGAGACCTTTTGGATCAGAGGGTGCTACTTCCAGACAGATTCGATCCTAGCATCTTTACCCTCCCTCCAAAAGTTATATTGTGAGGGGGTTTTTTTCATGGTGTCATTTCTTAGCATCTGTTTGACATGTAAGGTCATACAGTGTCTATTTAAACTCAGTGGCACTGAGAATCACTATCCACATTTGCTAATGGAACACCACTCAGAAACTTCCAAGTTCAACCACTTCTGTGGCCATGATTCCATGAAGCGGCCTGCACGCACCGTGAGAGGTTTCTCCAAAGTTTCCCGAGTCACCAGTTGCCTCTTTACCAGTCAGAGTTTCCAGCTCCTCAGCAATTCCCCCACTCTCCTCATTATTATCACTGTGCAAGCTGAAGGTACCCTTGGGCCACCcctagatgatgatgaagaaactCGGGCATAATATGAAAGAGGCGGggcacccatttttatttttattttgcaacatgGAATCTGTGTGGCACCAACCTCCTTCCGGGCATCTTCCAAACTCTTGTCGGGACAAATTAAGACATCTCGGCTGCACTGCACAGGCTCTTTACCAGTCAGGCCGGCTACAGTCACAGAAATCTGGTGAGAAAACAGACAGCTCTGCTTTATTTGCCAAAATCTACTGAGACACCGGAGAAATGAAAATAGTTTGGTGGAGGTAAATTTTCACATTAGTGGTCCCCAGCACAATGGGCATTTAGTAAATTTGTATATAGTGTGTTTCCTCCAACCCCCCAATCCATCAGCAAGTAACCAACCCCACCCGCTATTATTCAAAAAGTTTACTCTCTCTGAAGAATCCCTTGGGAGAAATCTATACAGGGAGCAACACATTACATAATTGAACAATATCTCCCACCTCTCCCTGGCTGCAAATAAATGTCTGCAGACATTCTAGCATACCTCCTCTAAATATGCTGTGGGCATACAATAGCTGTTAAAGAGGCATATGTGGAATTAAGTGGGTATATCAAATGCAGGGAACTAATGGTTGGTCTGCACAAGTGGCCAATCAGAAAGAGACACTGTCTCTGTCCCCTGTAACTGACCTCTGTTCTGCAGTCCAGCCCTGCTCTACAGCACATCATTTTGGTGTCTAGCAGGTGCCAGCCAGCCTGCCTCTGGATGGCTTTTTGGATGGTGTGGTTTACTTTATTTCACTTTTTGTTTATTAGAACAGGGTTTACAATATTTACAAGAAcagtttttattttggggggcttCTTTCATTCCAAAGCATTTGGTTTTGTGAGCCCCATGAGGACAAAAATGATAAAACCGCTGTAAATCCCTCTGAGCCCATAGAACAGGCAGAGACCTACAGTATATCTACCTACCTGCATATACCCACATCTAGATCATCTGTATctataaatctctctctcctttcctggcTCGAAGCTGCAGGGATGGAGGTCTGCTTCTCTATATTGTAATATAACCTTCTCCCCAACATAATAGCAGAGGGAAGGGGTTGGTGGTATGGGAAGGGGAGTGGAGGTGATAGAACTGTTGATAATGTAAACCTACCCATCCTTAATACAGAACACCTCCTGCCCAAAGTGCTGTTTGCATGGAGCAGAAGTGGGGGAACCcaaagccctccagatgctgtggggcATCAGCTCCCGTCATCCCTGGCCATCACCCAGGCTCTGGGTTCAGCCaccttctgctctggaggatttcTCAAATGACAGGAGGCCTGCTGTACTTCCCATGCTTGCCTACGCAAGGGAAACTCAGCAGAAATGGCTTCTCAAACCGCTTCACAATTGCCAAGCAACTAAACATGCCTTGTCTATGCAGCTCTAAACAGTGCATGAGCCCTCCAGGTCCCAGGACTAAACACCCAACACTGTTGCAACCAGCTCAGCATCTAGTTCCTGAGGAATCCACCTGCAGGCAACAATGCAGAGGAACAGGACAACCATTTCAGCTACTGTAAGCTCCCTAAGCCAAGGAAGGAACTTGCCTTCTTGCACATGGGCAGTGTCTTATTGTTAGCAACAACAATGCCAGGAGGaatggaggaaaggaagagctATCTAGGAAGCCCCAGGGCATACTCACACCTGCCCTCCTCATGATGTCTGTGGGGATGACGGTTTCCATCTCTTCAGCTCCTTTGGCCAAGATCACCAGAGCCCTTTTGGCAGTCATGTTGAAAACTGGGCGTTTTGCTCACCTTGATAACAAAAGGCTagctctctctcaaacacactaCAGAACAAGAGACAAACAAAGTGTTAGGGAAAGCAACATTTATCTGCACAGTTTATTGTTCAATCACCACTGCTCAATAATCCAAGTTGCAGCCAAACTCAGGAGGTACTGAAGAGAAGAAAGATATAGAAAGGAGAATTGCTGGACAGAGGTCAACGTTAAGTGCCTTAGCAGCACCTTAAAGTAGCCAGCATCAGTATGGCCAGGAACACCCCCAGAGTCCTGGGAAGGTCAAAGGTCACAGCACTTttctgaaaaaagccctggtttagCATTGCTTTCTTGGAAGTGATGAAATAGGAGCTTCCTGCCAGCTGCATATCTGATCTCAGCCCTTTTTTAAATTTACGTCAATCTTCAAGGGAGGGATAAGATCACAGATACCCACTGCAGTGGAGCCTTGGTTATGAGGGACACCAGGCAAGAAGCAGCAATCTCATAACTAcagcccaaaacaaaacaaaacaaacaaaccaccaattGCTGGGGAATGAGATTATTTACTTCCAAGTACCTGGGGAATGACATTTCTCCCTACATCAGAAGCCAACTCTTGACAAGAGGACATAGCAAACCTCATCTCCAACTTTTATTGCAAGAAGTCACAATGATCATTAATCTGGCAAGGTCACAAGCTGCAATCCTGCCTGAGGCAAGTCCCAGTGGGCTGACCACCATTTTTCTGTTGCCCCTTTTTCTAACTTTACAGTGGTCAAATAAGCACCTTGGGGGGATGCAGAAATGCAGTCTCAAGATGAACCAAGGGCTCCCTACATAACAACTCCAACGACAGTAATCTAGACATCTCACACTTGGTTAAACGTTCTGTAAATCAGCATGAGAGCACAGGTTTCTTTCACATTTTCAATTACTTTTGCCCGCAATTACAGCAGCTAGGCCTGCTCGGTGAGCGGTAAGGTAATGGCGGGAAACTGACAGTATTCTCATCAGTTGCAGCtgattcagacataatgctaaaaaAAATAGCTTCTGAACTGAATTTACTGAGAGGAGGGAGGAATGAACGCAATGCTTGAATGCTACTGCAGTTAGCAAGGGCTGAAGAAAATATTAAGAACAGCACTAACACAATGAGGCTAAagtgaaaaggaaataaaatttgaAGAGTTGTAGGATCAGGCCCACAGACCAACCATACGAATTCAAGGCTACAAACAGGGACCAGAAGCAGATGGTAAAATAGAACCTTTCGGTAAAATAGCTCCTGCAATTGGTGCCCTCTTGTCAGGGAGGACACAAAGAGCACAGAGTCCTCTCTCCCCAGAAATGTTGCAGGAGGAGAACCGCAAGATATTTTTTAGACATTTTTACAAATACCCAGTGAAGGGCTTGCAGCTCAAATCTCTGTGGAAATTGCAAACTCTCAAATATTAATTCCACAGCCAGTATTTATGCATAAAACCCTGCATCATTATTATACCAGACCAGTATTAAGACTGCTATGCAGCTGAGAGTGCACTGCTTATTGCCAACACtgcaaactaccgtatttttcgctccataggacgcactggaccatagggcgcacctcatttttagaggaggaaacccaggaaaaaaacatttttctggttttcctcctctaaaagccctgtttgtttgttgttatttttttgaggatcagctaaaagttttgcagcttttttgcaaaggcaaaaggcctttttttaggatcagctaaaggctttgcagcttttttgcaaagggaaaagccctggtttgtttgttttttggtttttttttgaggatcagctaaaggttttgcagctttttttgcaaagggagaaaagcaaagctccttttgcaaagggggaaaaacaaagaggaaaagccccatttttatggggtttaactcacatttctgaaaaatcttaaggaaaaggagccatttctactgtttgtagacagataatctaatcagccagtcacatgtcctggggaaacaaacaacctccctctgcagcacattcaacaaaggagggcggggctgaaagggagccgggactcttatctctctcccgatctatttctgatcagctgctgagcggggtcctttcaacactcccttttctctttgtaaaataaaaagcacaatctgcttttggctcctgggcaatttagctccagggaccaccattcgctccataagacgcacaggtatttctccttactttttaggaggaaaaaagtgcgtcttatggagcaaaaaatacggtagctctGCTTTGCTATACCTCTTTAGCTGAGTAGGAAGGAGTTGCAGCCCAGCAGTGCAGTCCTGTGTTATCCGAGTGCACTGGCCTTTTTCAGGAAACTGGGGTCAGCGGGCAGAGTTGTGAAAGCAGGGAACAGATTGGAGGTTTCAGACGTGGGTATCTGGATGCCTGGCaagggcagaggaggagcagACCTGATTGCTGTCTGCCTGTATGTTTAGAGCAGGCCTGGGGAAGGGGCGTGGGGCGGGGCTGATGTTGTAGGTCACCTGGAGGCCTGCCCCAGAGAGGCGGAGGCACGCACTCCCCTGGACCACCTTGACGCGCGTGTCGTAACCCGGGTCACCCCAGTCGTGTTTTGCCCGGCTTTTAGTCTcgagggagggaggctgctgaACACGCGAGGCGGAGGGGTGGCCTTCCAGCGGCCAAGAGGGAGGATTTGGCCCCGCCGCCTCCACAGCCAGGCCTTCGCTTCGCCCAGGCGCCCCATCCCGCCCACGGGGGGGGTCACCTTTTGCACGCGCCTCCTTCCCGCCCGCTTATGCACCCCTTCTTACGTGCAATAGGCGGCGGGaactgcagctcctcctccagaGACGAGGCGggcgcttgctgctgctgctgctgctgcctcacgCTGCCGGCTCGCGATCGCGCTCCGTAAGCGAAGGCTAATGGttcctccccgcctccccccgCTTCCAGGAGGAATGGAACagccagacagagagagagagagagagagagagagagagagagagactcgaACTCccgtaaggaggaggaggaggagcctccgACGCTCATTGACCCCTTCCGCGCCAGCCGCGGCTCTCCCTTTTTTACAACAGCCCCCCTCGCATTTCAAGCGGCAGCTCCTACCACTTTAAAGAGCGGCGACTTCCcgaaaggaatcctgggaactttattttgttaagggtgctgagaacagTTAAGAAGTCCACTTTCcgccgcttccccccccccataaggactacaattcccagaattcccaaaAGGGAAAGCCGTTAAACGACTGCGAGAATTATGGCTTgcgaaggaggggggagggggagtctcctaacaacatTGTGGGACCTCACCGCGAAGTTGCCTGCATGGCCTATGGCGAGAGGGTGGTGGTTGGGagggttggagggggggagggcggCTTCGCAGACACCCGGCACCTCCTCCCCACTAATGTGCCCCCTTCACAGCCACAGTctccagcacccttaaactacagttacaggtgggtagccgtgctggtctaccatagtcgaaacaaaatagaaaattctttccagtagcaccttagagagcagctgagtttgttcttggtatgagctttcgtgtgcatgcacacttcttcagataccgtgtgctttaaatgtctttgGTGAGGACTTGTGTGGAAATTCCCTGGCGAGAGGGTCTGATCTGAGGAGACTCGTGAGTGACGTATTTCGCTTTCGAGCCCTGTGCGTAGCGGCCGTCATTCGAAAAGGTCGCggctgggggttggggaggggaaacaAGCTTAAAAGGTGAGAGCGAGCGGACGCCTCAGCCTGCGCTTTCTGGCAGTTGAGGGGGCTTTGCTGACGTCACGTTCGCACCTGGGGCGGCGCGAGGCGGAAGGCCAAGGCCCGCCTACCTGCAGCGGCGGAGCCAATGGGGAAGGGCATCTCCTGCGTTGTGCGGTGGACCCCGGGGGAGTCATGTATTTGAGAGTTAACTCTGGAAATGGATACTCCGGATTCGGGTCAAACTAAACCCCAGGAGTGAGAAGGTCACAGACCCCGTGAAGGGAAATCCAAACACAAATGGCTTCAAAGGGGCAGCACAAGGGGTCCATGTTTATGAATAATGTGATTGCCATGACAGCGAAGTGGAACCTCCTTGTCCAGAGGAAGTCTACCCCTGAATTCCAGGTGCTTGGAGAGCAAACAACTGCTGTTTCCCCATTCTGCTTATAGGCTCTCAGACGCATCTGGCTGGCCAACATGGGAAGCGGCAGCGTGATGCCTCTGGACTCTGATTTCAGGCTTGATGGTGCTCATATCACCAGTCTTTGGCCAGATCTTTTGATAATCCTAGAAATCGCTGTGTAAAAATCTAAGAAACTGCAGACCATTAGCTTAATATCTATTCTGGGAAAAGTGTTGGAAAGCATTACAGATATAATTCTGAGTCATgcagaagaacaagtcttgctggaGCAGAACAAGCATTGCTTTTTGCAAGGCCATCCTGTTGAACTAACCATTCTGAGTTCTTTGAGAATGTCAATAAGCATGTGGATAGGGGTGATCGGGTAGACATTGTGCATTAAGTCCATTAAACAGCTTTTGAGAAATTTCCTCAGCAGAgaaagcttagcagtcatgggtGATGAACAAGTCTTTCCATGGTTCCAACTGGAAGCAGAATTAGTATAGCCAAAGACCCACAGCACCTGGCactgaaacatttctttttttgtcctcttttttcaAAATGCTTGTAACCATTGAGGGAAAGCAGAGCTGTTTTCTCCTAATCACTGAGGGCAAAGGATGAACGAGGTGCTTTGGTCAGCAGGTGATAGCTTTTTCTGACCTATAGGGACACTGACACCAAGTGcccatacaaaataaaataaaaaattccttccagtagcaccttagagaccaactaagtatgagcttggtatgagctttcgtgtgcatgcacacttcttcagatacactgaaaaaacAAGTGCCCATATAAGCCCTGAGAAACCTGGAGCTGGCCCCGATTAGCATACTGCAGAAGAACAAGTAAATGAATAGTGACCAAATAAGTTTGTAAGTGATGGATTTTATTTGTGATGTTCTGGAATAACAAATAGGGAAATATTCAGCCTTATTCTTTATTCTAATTATAAATATTTGTGATTTTCAAAAGTAGCAACAATAGTTTCatcttttttgtaaattgctttttgtTCCTTTCTACAATCCAGCAGTGTATAATTTTTGGGAAATACTAAAAAACAGAAACCATAAAGTGTCTCCAGCACTTTGTCTGAAGCAGTGGTCAGCCATGTGCCTTTGAGAATCTTAATCTTAAAAGCAGCAGGACATGAGGACCACAGCATTCTCTTGGTATGAGAAGAAAATGGGTGGTTGAATGAGCCCTGGGGAGGCTATGCAAGGCTCTGTGCGTTTTCACCTCAAGCTTTGTTGTGCGTTATGAATGCCTACCCCCATTGTTAAAATGGCCCCGAGGTTACTATGGGATTGCTTGGCCCAATGTTTACATTCCACAATATTGTCCTTCATGTCTCTCAAAGCTGCTAAAAAAAATCTAGCGTTTGAAGATGGGCAATTTATTGAATTCTAATAAATGACTAAGCAATTACAGCTATTTGAACCAAATGACATGACCAGATGATTGGTTGTAAGTTGCTCTCGGTTGCTTTGGGCAATATAAAGTGATTAACAAAAGTAAGAAATAATAAGATAGTAAGATgcacgggtggagctgtgggttaaaccacagagcctaaggcttgccgatcagaaggtcggtggttcgaatccctgcgacggggtgagcccccgttgttcggtccctgctcctgccaacctagcagttcgaaagcatgtcaaagtgcaagtagataaataggtaccgctcagcgggaaggtaaatgctgtttccatgtgctgctctggtttgccagaagcagcttagtcatgctgaccacatgacccagaagctatacgctggcaagatgagcgctgcaaccccagagtcatccgcgactggacctaatggtcagggtccctttacctttatctttaagaTGCAGTCAGCCCTTCTGAATAAACCCCCAGTCATCCTGTGAAGGTGCCCAGGCTTGGAATTTTGGATGTGCCAAAGAGCCTGTTGAAAAAGCTGTGCCGCTATTCTTACCAAGTGACTAGGAAATGGTAAAATCCTAGTTTCTGGGAAATATTTTAACAACTTTGTTCTCTGGGAGCGAAGTTTAAGGCGGCAAAACTCAGATCAAACACTTACTGATGCCATTACTCACACAAAAGAGTCAAATAACTGGCTTTTCTGCTTTTACCACCCAAAGAAAATTTCTGCTAACAGAAGATTTAAAAACCAGTCTGATGCATCATGAACCATCTCAgacattggggagggggaaggggtgtGCTCTCTTGCTCCACCCTGGTCGTCTAGTCTCTTTCAACTGCTTGGCAAGTGGGCTGGGGCACTGAGCAACAAGTGGCAGGGGGGAAGCAGGGTAGCAGTGTGCCTCACCTGCCCAGGGCCCCATCAAGCCTGGCTGTGCCACTGAAGAAACTATCAGACAATGTGCTATTAACATATaataaccagagcagcacatcacctgtcccccccccct is a window from the Lacerta agilis isolate rLacAgi1 chromosome 8, rLacAgi1.pri, whole genome shotgun sequence genome containing:
- the PARK7 gene encoding protein/nucleic acid deglycase DJ-1 — encoded protein: MTAKRALVILAKGAEEMETVIPTDIMRRAGISVTVAGLTGKEPVQCSRDVLICPDKSLEDARKEGPYDVVVLPGGNLGAQNLSESPAVKEVLKDQDGRKGLIAAICAGPTALLAHGIGYGCKVTTHPLAKDKMMSGDHYKYSESRVEKDGHILTSRGPGTSFEFGLVIVETLLGKEVAAQVKAPLVLKD